A region of Streptomyces sp. R44 DNA encodes the following proteins:
- a CDS encoding VOC family protein: MDIKLELIGVPVTDIDRAKAFYERVGFHADHDVTVNEEIRFVQLTPPGSACSIALGKGITSMTPGSLDNLQVVVTDIEAAHAELTARGIEVTEISDQPWGSFVYFADPDGNRWSVQQTTPRGAA, translated from the coding sequence ATGGACATCAAGCTCGAACTGATCGGCGTGCCCGTCACCGACATCGACCGGGCGAAGGCCTTCTACGAACGGGTCGGCTTCCACGCCGACCACGACGTCACCGTCAATGAGGAGATCCGCTTCGTCCAGCTGACGCCGCCCGGCTCCGCGTGCTCGATCGCCCTGGGCAAGGGGATCACCTCGATGACGCCGGGGTCGCTGGACAACCTGCAGGTGGTCGTCACCGACATCGAGGCGGCGCATGCGGAGCTCACGGCGCGGGGGATCGAGGTCACGGAGATCTCCGACCAGCCGTGGGGGTCCTTCGTCTACTTCGCCGACCCGGACGGCAACCGCTGGTCGGTCCAACAGACGACCCCGCGCGGGGCGGCCTAG
- a CDS encoding PLP-dependent aminotransferase family protein, which yields MEEYRRIADRVEAAVRDGRLRPGDRLPPQRVFARRHGIANSTAIRVYGELARRGLVVGEVGRGTFVRAAPPLPGPALAEATGAAPVDLQLNYPAADGQSELMARALAALARPDVLAEAVSRPAAATGTAEARDAAVTVLARPGWAPDPDGVLFAGNGRQAIAAALSALVPPGGRLGVEALTYPLVKAVAERLGIRLVPLALDEEGVRPEALEAAHRSAPLSAVYLQPTLHNPLSTTAGEGRRAELAELLRRLDLTAVEDTTWAFLLPGAPAPLAAHAPERVLLVDSLSKRLAPGLTVGYLVVPSGLRVPVADALRSGAWTAGGLALAAATRWTGDGTVAEAVALKRADTEARHALVRDRLAGHTLRTSPHAYYCWWLLPAPWRAETFTAAAAARAGVAVTPGSAFAVGPGVAFDAVRLGLASPPRPVLDAALDRLATVAAEGP from the coding sequence GTGGAGGAGTACCGGAGGATCGCCGACCGGGTCGAGGCGGCCGTACGGGACGGGCGGCTGCGCCCCGGCGACCGGCTGCCGCCGCAGCGGGTCTTCGCCCGCCGGCACGGGATCGCGAACTCGACGGCGATACGGGTGTACGGGGAGCTGGCCCGCCGCGGCCTGGTCGTCGGCGAGGTCGGACGCGGCACCTTCGTCCGGGCCGCGCCCCCGCTGCCCGGGCCCGCCCTCGCCGAGGCGACCGGCGCCGCGCCCGTCGACCTCCAGCTCAACTACCCCGCGGCCGACGGCCAGTCGGAGCTGATGGCCCGCGCCCTCGCGGCGCTCGCCCGGCCCGACGTGCTCGCCGAGGCCGTGTCCCGGCCGGCCGCCGCGACCGGTACGGCCGAGGCCCGGGACGCGGCGGTGACCGTACTCGCCCGGCCCGGCTGGGCACCCGACCCCGACGGCGTCCTCTTCGCCGGGAACGGCCGCCAGGCCATCGCCGCCGCCCTCTCCGCCCTCGTACCGCCCGGCGGCCGCCTCGGCGTCGAGGCACTCACCTACCCCCTGGTCAAGGCGGTCGCGGAACGCCTCGGCATCCGCCTGGTACCGCTCGCCCTGGACGAGGAAGGAGTACGGCCGGAGGCCCTGGAGGCCGCTCACCGGAGCGCGCCCCTCTCCGCCGTCTACCTCCAGCCCACCCTCCACAACCCGCTCTCCACCACCGCCGGGGAAGGACGGCGGGCCGAACTCGCCGAGCTGCTGCGCCGCCTCGACCTCACGGCCGTCGAGGACACCACCTGGGCCTTCCTCCTCCCCGGCGCGCCCGCGCCGCTCGCCGCCCACGCCCCCGAGCGGGTCCTCCTCGTCGACAGCCTCTCCAAGCGGCTCGCCCCCGGACTGACCGTCGGCTACCTCGTCGTGCCGTCGGGACTCCGGGTGCCCGTGGCCGACGCCCTGCGCTCCGGCGCCTGGACGGCCGGCGGGCTCGCGCTCGCCGCCGCCACCCGCTGGACCGGGGACGGGACGGTCGCCGAGGCGGTGGCGCTCAAGCGGGCGGACACGGAGGCCCGGCACGCCCTGGTGCGGGACCGGCTCGCCGGCCACACCCTCCGCACCTCTCCGCACGCGTACTACTGCTGGTGGTTGCTGCCCGCGCCCTGGCGCGCGGAGACCTTCACGGCAGCGGCCGCCGCACGCGCGGGCGTGGCCGTCACCCCCGGCAGCGCCTTCGCCGTGGGCCCCGGGGTGGCGTTCGACGCGGTCCGGCTGGGCCTCGCGTCCCCGCCGCGACCGGTACTCGACGCGGCCCTGGACCGCCTCGCGACCGTGGCCGCCGAAGGGCCTTGA
- a CDS encoding alpha/beta fold hydrolase has product MPTFFEDRGTGPALLLVHGHPFDHTMWQPQIDRFSRTHRVITPDLRGYGATPLGPTSGSTGLGDFAEDLIDLLDGLGVEECVLAGLSMGGQIAMELVRRHPERVRGLVLADTFPAAETEDGKKARNAMAERLLREGMRGYADEVLDRMVAPYNTHAAPHVHRMMCATDPVAAAAALRGRAERPDYRKTLTTVAVPALVVVGRDDTYTPVADAEEMHALLPHSTLTVIERAAHLPNLERPEEFDAALDTFLRSLVRPL; this is encoded by the coding sequence ATGCCCACCTTCTTCGAGGACCGGGGCACCGGCCCCGCTCTCCTCCTCGTCCACGGCCACCCCTTCGACCACACGATGTGGCAGCCGCAGATCGACCGCTTCTCCCGCACCCACCGCGTCATCACCCCCGACCTGCGGGGTTACGGCGCCACGCCGCTCGGTCCGACGAGCGGCTCCACCGGCCTCGGCGACTTCGCCGAGGACCTCATCGACCTCCTCGACGGCCTCGGCGTCGAGGAGTGCGTCCTCGCCGGCCTCTCCATGGGCGGCCAGATCGCCATGGAGCTCGTCCGCCGCCACCCCGAGCGCGTCCGGGGCCTCGTCCTCGCCGACACCTTCCCCGCCGCCGAGACCGAGGACGGCAAGAAGGCCCGGAACGCCATGGCCGAGCGGCTCCTGCGAGAGGGCATGCGCGGGTACGCCGACGAGGTGCTCGACCGGATGGTCGCCCCGTACAACACGCACGCCGCACCGCACGTCCACCGCATGATGTGCGCCACCGACCCGGTCGCCGCGGCCGCCGCCCTGCGCGGGCGGGCCGAGCGCCCCGACTACCGCAAGACGCTCACCACGGTCGCGGTGCCCGCGCTCGTCGTCGTCGGCCGGGACGACACGTACACCCCGGTGGCGGACGCCGAGGAGATGCACGCCCTGCTCCCCCACTCCACGCTCACCGTGATCGAACGGGCCGCGCACCTGCCGAACCTGGAGCGGCCCGAGGAGTTCGACGCGGCCCTCGACACCTTCCTCCGCTCACTCGTTCGGCCCCTTTGA